A portion of the Tiliqua scincoides isolate rTilSci1 chromosome 3, rTilSci1.hap2, whole genome shotgun sequence genome contains these proteins:
- the LOC136643713 gene encoding stromelysin-1-like yields the protein MKSLLLVIALCGALGYALPIGTDGLISDKDMAFAKKYMENYYPDSENTPALRSKMSDTAIAAAKIREMQRFFGLQVTGKVDANTLEVMRKPRCGVPDVGKLSAFEVSPKWTKKALTYSIQSYTRDMDRADVDKAIEKAWKVWSEVTPLTFTRVDDDSADILISFGAGYHGDFHPFDGPGGVLAHAFVPGNHGFSGDAHFDEDETWSKNLKGTNLFIVAAHEFGHSLGLDHSDVRDALMFPTYQPTKLSKFRLHQDDIESIQSLYGPPSSAPDTRLLSPFSDLCDPQQTFDAVCTLRGDTLFFKNSSIWRKTTRRKDIMKGYIGQYWPDLREGIDAAYEAKEKDTVYLFKGHKYWASKGNVIKPGFPKKIHSLGFPKAVRNIDAAVHDERTKKTYFFSGDKYWRYDETTSSMEKGYPRKIAADFPEAGSKVDAALQLDGHLYLFSGSKQYKFDSKSKKFLGIKNSNSWFGCE from the exons ATGAAGAGCCTGCTACTTGTGATCGCGCTCTGTGGAGCACTTGGGTATGCTCTGCCCATCGGCACAGATGGACTCATCTCAGATAAGGACATGGCATTTGCCAAG aAATACATGGAGAACTACTACCCTGATTCTGAAAACACACCTGCTCTAAGGAGCAAAATGAGTGACACTGCTATTGCTGCTGCCAAAATACGAGAAATGCAAAGATTCTTTGGGCTGCAAGTGACTGGCAAGGTGGATGCAAACACTTTGGAAGTCATGAGGAAGCCCAGGTGTGGGGTTCCTGATGTAGGGAAATTAAGCGCTTTTGAGGTTTCTCCGAAGTGGACAAAGAAAGCCCTCACATACAG CATTCAAAGCTACACACGAGATATGGATCGAGCAGATGTTGATAAGGCAATTGAGAAGGCTTGGAAAGTGTGGAGTGAGGTGACCCCTCTGACTTTCACCAGAGTGGACGATGACTCCGCAGATATACTGATCTCTTTTGGTGCCGGAT aCCATGGTGACTTTCATCCTTTTGATGGACCTGGTGGTGTGCTGGCTCATGCCTTTGTACCTGGCAATCACGGTTTCAGTGGAGATGCTCATTTTGATGAGGATGAAACTTGGTCAAAGAATTTGAAAG GAACCAACCTTTTTATTGTTGCTGCCCATGAGTTTGGTCACTCACTGGGTCTCGACCATTCTGATGTTCGTGACGCTCTGATGTTTCCAACCTACCAGCCTACAAAGCTCAGTAAGTTCAGGCTTCACCAAGATGACATTGAAAGCATCCAGTCGCTTTATG GTCCACCAAGCAGTGCACCAGACACACGGTTGCTGTCACCATTCTCAGACCTGTGTGACCCACAGCAGACTTTTGATGCTGTCTGCACTCTCCGAGGGGATACCCTGTTCTTTAAAAACAG CTCGATCTGGCGGAAGACTACTAGGAGAAAAGATATCATGAAGGGTTATATTGGACAATACTGGCCAGATTTGAGGGAAGGCATTGATGCAGCTTATGAAGCCAAAGAGAAAGATACAGTCTATCTTTTCAAAG gacACAAATACTGGGCTTCCAAGGGGAATGTTATCAAGCCAGGTTTCCCAAAGAAGATCCACAGCCTGGGCTTCCCAAAAGCAGTTCGGAACATTGACGCAGCTGTTCATGATGAAAGAACCAAGAAGACGTACTTCTTTTCTGGTGATAAGTACTGGAG ATATGATGAAACCACAAGTTCCATGGAGAAGGGCTATCCAAGAAAGATAGCAGCTGACTTCCCTGAAGCTGGCTCAAAGGTGGACGCTGCCCTCCAGCTTGATG GACACCTGTATTTGTTCAGCGGCTCAAAGCAGTATAAATTTGACAGCAAGAGCAAAAAGTTtcttggaattaagaacagcaaCAGCTGGTTTGGCTGCGAGTGA